From Sinorhizobium sp. B11:
TTCTGGATGTTCACGCCGAAGGTGAGATCGGCAAGGTCGCAATCGGTGGCGTGCCCAAAATTCCGGGCGAGACGGTCGCCGCCCAGCTTCACTGGCTGAACACCGACCCCAAGGGGCAGGAGCTTCGTCGTTTCCTCTGCCTCGAGCCGCGTGGTGCACCGATCGGGTCGGTCAACCTGTTGCTGCCGCCAAAGCATCCGGACGCGGATGCGGCCTTCATCATCCTACAGCCTGATCAGGCGCATGCGAGCTCCGGCTCGAACTCCATCTGCGTAACGACCGCTCTCCTGGAATCCGGCATCGTCGAGATGAAGGAGCCCGAAACCATCGTCACACTGGAAACTGCAGCCGGTCTCGTCAAGGCGACCGCCACTTGCCGCGACGGTCGCTGCGAGAAGGTGAAACTGACGATGGTGCCGTCCTTCGTCCACGAGCTGGATGTCGAGATCGACACGCCGCACTGGGGAACGATCAAGGCCGACATCTGTTATGGCGGCATCTTCTATGCGCTGGTCGATGTCGGCCAGATCAATTCGAAGATCGAAAAGGCCAATGCCGCAGCACTCGTCCAGGCAGGCATGGTGCTGAAGGACCTCATCAACCGGCAGATGCCCGTCGTCCATCCGGAAATTCCGGCAATCTCGGGCGTCGCCTATGTCATGTTTCGCGATATCGAGGCCGATGGCACGGTGCGCACCTGCACGACCATGTGGCCTGGACGTGCTGACCGTTCGCCCTGCGGCACCGGCAATTCGGCCAATCTGGCAACCCTTTACGCCCGCGGAAAAGCGAAAGTCGGCGACACATTCAAGTCGAAGTCGATCATCGGCTCGGAATTCGAAGTCGGCCTCCAGGCGGTGACGGAGGTCGCCGGCAAGCCTGCCGTCATCCCGACGATCACTGGCCGCGGTTTCACCTTCGGCCTGTCGCAGGTCGCACTCGACCCCTTCGACCCGCATCCTCTCGGCTTTGCGCTGACGGATGTCTGGGGGCCTTCGGCCGGCGAGATCTGATTTCGCGTCACAGCTATCAATAAACGAAGGGATCGACTTCGGCCTTGACGGGTTCGTCGGCGGCCGTGGGATAGATCACGCCCTTGCGCAGGATGATATTGGCATAGAGCCGCGGTTCGCTGGTCTGGATGACCGCATGGGCCGCGCGCACGCGGCCATAGAAATCCTGGCCGATAAGTGGAACGACCTCTCGATCCGGCTCATGCCTGGCGCAGCAGGCGATCATTTCCTCATGAACGGGGTCGAGCTTGTCGCGTTCGGCCTTCACCGTTGAGCGGAAAATTGCTTCTGCCACGAAGTCGTCAATTGGCAGCACGCTCAAAACGGCATCAAGGACCGGAATGAGATGATGTCCGTCGAGCCGGATCAGCCGCCGCGCATGCTCGATACCCGGATAGTTGCCATCGACGATGGCAATTTCATCGCCATGGCCCATGCCGCGCAATGTCGCGAGCAGATCCGGGCTCAAGAGCGGGTCAAGCCCTTTCAGCATTGTCGATCTCCTTGAAGAGTACATTCTGGTCAGTAAGATAGCGCGCAAAGATCGGCAGGCTGGCGCCTCCGATGGCACGTGCCTGCGCGCCGACCAGGCCCTCCACGATGTCGGGCATGACGACGCCCTGCAGGTCGAGCTTTTCAGCTTCGTGGATCGTCGCGTAAACGATGCGCCGGCGCACCCAGTCCGGAAAGCCGCCATCGATGACGGCGGCGCTGAAGTCGATGATGGAGGCGGCTGCCACGATCGCCTGTGCCAACGCCTTGGCCGTATCCTGGATCCAGGTTTCCATTGGTTCGCCGAAATCCACCCAGTCGTCGGCCGAATACCAGAGCGGTTGCGGATCTATGCCGCGCTCGCGCAGCATGTTTTCCAGTACGAAGATGGAAGCGATTTCCAGGAGCTGCAGCGTTTCGCCATTCTTGCCGCGCACGGGCAGTGGGCCGATGGCGCCTGCTGTGCCGGTTTTGCCGGAAAAGATCGCCGAATTGAGCACGATCCCGCCGCCGATGAAGGAACCGATGAAGAAATAGACGAAATCCGGATAGGACGGACCAATCCCGAAGACCAGTTCCGCACCGCAGGCGCTGGTGGCGTCGTTCTGCAGGAAGACCTGATAGGCGACCTGTTCGGCAATCTCTGCCTGCAGGTCGAAGTCGCGCCAGACTTCCATGGCACCCTCGGGCGCACCCACTTCGTCCGCCCAGTTCCAAAGCTCAAAAGGAGCCGCGATGCCGAGCCCGGCTATACGGCTGCGCTCGCGTTCGTCGAGCCTCCCTTCCAGCTCCCTGATCCCTTTGGTGACAAAGGACAGGATTTCGTGCGGCAGGGGGTAGGCGTAGATCCTGTGCAATTGCAGCCGGATGTTGCCGACGAAATCCATCAGCACGAGGTCGGCACTTCGCCGACCGATCTTCACGCCGAAGGAATAGACGGCATCCGGATTAAGCCGCATCGGAATGGATGGCTGGCCGACGCGACCGCGGATCGGTTCGCCGCGCGAAAGCAGGCCTTCCTTTTCCAGTGCGCGCATGATGACGGAGACGGTTTGGGCCGAAAGCCCGCTGCGGCGTGCGATATCGGCCTTCGATAACGCGCCGTATAGGCGCACCAGCGACAGCACGAGCCGTTCGTTATAGGCGCGCACCCTGATCTGGTTCGCACCTCCCGACGGATTTAGAATTGGTGGTGGGGCCGGCATGGAATCCGGACCATCCAAGGACGACATTGGCCACTCCTCCCGTTTAACGGCCTATGCCCGATTTCTCGCCAGCATGCCACATCGAATTAATAATTCAATTGGATTTATTTATTGACAAGCGGTTTTCTTTCGCTCTTAATTGCCAGCGTCAACGGCACGGGACGGCTTTGGGAGGGGCTCATGTCACATTCCGCAAGTCTCGCCGTGCATGAATTCCGGTGCCGCCTTGGGGGCGGGCCGGCTAATCTGGGAGGAGTTCATGAAGAAATCAGTTCTCGCTTTCGGCGCGCTCGCGCTCGGCGTCGCCTTTTCCGCTCCGGCAATGGCGGCGGATGTTTCCGCATGCCTGATCACCAAGACCGACACCAACCCCTTCTTCGTGAAGATGAAGGAAGGTGCGACAGCCAAGGCCAAGGAACTCGGCGTCACGCTGAAGTCCTATGCGGGCAAGATCGACGGTGACAGCGAAAGCCAGGTCGCAGCAATCGAAAGCTGCATTGCCGATGGCGCAAAGGGCATTCTGATCGCCGCTTCGGACACTAAGGGCATCGTGCCCTCGGTCAAGAAGGCTCGCGACGCCGGCCTGCTGGTCATC
This genomic window contains:
- a CDS encoding 4-hydroxyproline epimerase, translating into MRWKRTIQLLDVHAEGEIGKVAIGGVPKIPGETVAAQLHWLNTDPKGQELRRFLCLEPRGAPIGSVNLLLPPKHPDADAAFIILQPDQAHASSGSNSICVTTALLESGIVEMKEPETIVTLETAAGLVKATATCRDGRCEKVKLTMVPSFVHELDVEIDTPHWGTIKADICYGGIFYALVDVGQINSKIEKANAAALVQAGMVLKDLINRQMPVVHPEIPAISGVAYVMFRDIEADGTVRTCTTMWPGRADRSPCGTGNSANLATLYARGKAKVGDTFKSKSIIGSEFEVGLQAVTEVAGKPAVIPTITGRGFTFGLSQVALDPFDPHPLGFALTDVWGPSAGEI
- a CDS encoding transporter, which produces MLKGLDPLLSPDLLATLRGMGHGDEIAIVDGNYPGIEHARRLIRLDGHHLIPVLDAVLSVLPIDDFVAEAIFRSTVKAERDKLDPVHEEMIACCARHEPDREVVPLIGQDFYGRVRAAHAVIQTSEPRLYANIILRKGVIYPTAADEPVKAEVDPFVY
- a CDS encoding ROK family protein; its protein translation is MSSLDGPDSMPAPPPILNPSGGANQIRVRAYNERLVLSLVRLYGALSKADIARRSGLSAQTVSVIMRALEKEGLLSRGEPIRGRVGQPSIPMRLNPDAVYSFGVKIGRRSADLVLMDFVGNIRLQLHRIYAYPLPHEILSFVTKGIRELEGRLDERERSRIAGLGIAAPFELWNWADEVGAPEGAMEVWRDFDLQAEIAEQVAYQVFLQNDATSACGAELVFGIGPSYPDFVYFFIGSFIGGGIVLNSAIFSGKTGTAGAIGPLPVRGKNGETLQLLEIASIFVLENMLRERGIDPQPLWYSADDWVDFGEPMETWIQDTAKALAQAIVAAASIIDFSAAVIDGGFPDWVRRRIVYATIHEAEKLDLQGVVMPDIVEGLVGAQARAIGGASLPIFARYLTDQNVLFKEIDNAERA